A section of the Cryobacterium soli genome encodes:
- a CDS encoding serine hydrolase domain-containing protein codes for MGPQPIPPAARVRARRRWRRAAALVLVGLVLPLNGCADARTSIPTGPEQTSGTLPAATVAFLDEALAEGMRLAGASGAIAGVWVPGVGRWLASPGRVGAQREPGTGLPTGGAAVNAGMQFRIGTLTSAMTCTVLLRLVDEGRVGLDDPVSSYLSRPPGLEGITLRQLCQHTSGLGQPALDPEFVANPTRQWAPMELISGGLGSVRAGQPGRKWNRSEVGIQLLGQALQAATGEPWADLYRRYVFDPLGLENTAYPGPAALEPPLDHPHGWAAATGPDGSPDCTIVQDVTLLSTSMTGVAGGVVSTLEDLRTWSLALATGSLLEQGTAGEQWETVPEDGASRWRRQGLGAEQVGPFRGGAGVIPGFLSATLTDPVSGLMVVVTVNNSSAGEEFVLALARWLAALAADARPDGAQPAGAQQAGAQPADGTRTAMTLPWTAREAQTDVRRAAVCPAGAADQAAPAG; via the coding sequence ATGGGCCCCCAGCCGATCCCTCCCGCGGCGCGAGTGCGAGCGCGGCGCCGGTGGAGACGCGCCGCAGCCCTGGTCCTGGTGGGCCTGGTGCTTCCGCTCAACGGATGCGCCGATGCCCGCACCTCGATTCCCACCGGGCCCGAGCAGACGTCGGGCACCCTGCCGGCAGCCACGGTGGCCTTCCTCGATGAGGCGCTGGCCGAGGGCATGCGGTTGGCCGGGGCATCCGGGGCCATAGCCGGCGTCTGGGTCCCGGGGGTGGGCCGGTGGCTGGCCAGCCCGGGCCGGGTGGGCGCCCAGCGCGAGCCCGGCACCGGTCTGCCGACCGGGGGCGCGGCGGTGAACGCCGGCATGCAGTTCCGGATCGGCACCCTCACCAGCGCCATGACCTGCACGGTTCTGCTTCGCCTCGTCGACGAGGGCAGGGTGGGTCTGGACGATCCGGTCTCCAGCTACCTGAGCCGCCCGCCCGGACTGGAGGGCATCACGCTCCGCCAACTGTGCCAGCACACCTCAGGGCTAGGCCAACCCGCGCTCGACCCGGAGTTCGTCGCCAACCCGACCCGGCAGTGGGCTCCGATGGAGCTGATCTCGGGAGGTTTGGGCTCGGTGCGGGCGGGACAGCCCGGCCGGAAGTGGAACCGTTCCGAGGTGGGCATCCAGCTGCTCGGTCAGGCCCTGCAGGCGGCGACGGGTGAGCCGTGGGCGGATCTCTACCGGCGCTACGTCTTCGACCCGTTGGGACTGGAGAACACGGCGTACCCCGGGCCGGCTGCTCTCGAGCCTCCGCTCGACCATCCGCACGGATGGGCCGCAGCGACCGGCCCTGACGGCTCACCGGACTGCACCATCGTGCAGGACGTGACGCTCCTGTCGACGTCGATGACCGGTGTGGCGGGCGGGGTGGTCTCCACCCTTGAGGACCTCAGGACCTGGTCACTGGCGCTGGCCACGGGGAGTCTGCTCGAGCAGGGCACGGCAGGGGAACAGTGGGAGACCGTGCCGGAGGACGGCGCCTCCAGATGGCGACGGCAGGGACTGGGAGCCGAGCAGGTCGGTCCGTTCCGCGGCGGAGCCGGCGTCATACCCGGTTTCCTGTCGGCCACGCTCACCGATCCGGTGAGCGGCCTGATGGTGGTGGTGACGGTGAACAACTCCAGTGCCGGCGAGGAGTTCGTCCTGGCCCTGGCCCGGTGGCTGGCCGCGCTCGCCGCCGACGCGCGGCCCGACGGTGCACAACCGGCCGGTGCACAGCAGGCCGGTGCGCAGCCCGCTGACGGCACAAGGACGGCGATGACGCTGCCCTGGACG